A window from Chitinophaga filiformis encodes these proteins:
- a CDS encoding VOC family protein, with amino-acid sequence MKRRIPQCLLLVAVMIISGIPTFAQRKSAMLNHIALYVFNLEKSTAFYRDIIQIDTIPEPFHDGRHTWFKVAEHSHLHIISGAKEIVSHDKNSHLCFSVPSVEEFMQRLRQHHIPFESWKGEADKPTLRVDGVKQIYFTDPDGYWVEINDDHP; translated from the coding sequence ATGAAAAGACGGATTCCACAATGCCTTTTACTGGTGGCTGTTATGATCATCTCCGGTATACCAACGTTCGCCCAGCGGAAAAGCGCTATGTTAAATCATATAGCGCTTTATGTTTTTAACCTGGAAAAGAGCACAGCCTTTTACAGGGATATTATCCAGATAGATACCATCCCCGAGCCATTTCATGATGGTCGCCATACCTGGTTCAAGGTAGCTGAGCACAGCCACCTGCACATTATATCAGGAGCGAAGGAAATTGTTTCCCACGACAAAAACTCCCATCTCTGCTTCAGCGTTCCCTCAGTAGAGGAATTTATGCAACGCCTGCGGCAGCATCACATCCCCTTCGAGAGCTGGAAAGGTGAGGCAGATAAGCCTACCCTCCGTGTGGACGGCGTAAAACAGATATATTTCACCGATCCCGACGGCTACTGGGTAGAGATCAATGACGATCATCCCTGA
- a CDS encoding mechanosensitive ion channel family protein — protein sequence MLENLQRDLRLPPFLWNILLGFAAVISGLIIKYLVSVILRFTSRKVTNYSFVRSVLNRLGTPVSYFLPVLIFDIVLPFMELGRKPMAVLSKAVEISLIVSFGFMLTGLVKVFEDYITHTYDLKKEDNLRERKMRTQLQFVRKLAISTIMILTLCAVLLSFDNLRKIGAGLLTGVGVGGIIVGFAAQRSLSNFLAGMQIAFTQPIRIDDVLVVEGEWGRVEEITLTYVVLGIWDQRKLILPINYFIEKPFQNWTRTGSAILGTAFLYLDYTAPVDLLREEFERLLKDQPLWDKRVKALQVTNITEQTVEIRMLVSANSSGKAFDLRCYLREKMLAFIQEHHAYCLPRKRAILEGGERPLIANQG from the coding sequence ATGCTAGAAAATCTCCAGCGGGACCTCCGCCTGCCTCCCTTTTTATGGAATATTTTGCTTGGTTTTGCGGCTGTTATCAGCGGCTTGATCATCAAATATCTCGTGTCGGTCATCCTGCGATTTACATCGAGAAAGGTTACCAATTATTCATTTGTGAGATCTGTACTGAACCGCCTGGGAACACCGGTCAGCTATTTCCTGCCGGTGCTGATCTTTGATATAGTGCTGCCGTTTATGGAGTTGGGCAGAAAGCCGATGGCCGTGCTGAGTAAGGCGGTGGAGATTTCCCTCATCGTGTCCTTTGGTTTTATGCTGACCGGCCTGGTGAAAGTGTTTGAGGACTATATAACACATACTTATGATCTTAAAAAAGAGGATAATCTCCGGGAGAGAAAGATGCGCACGCAGCTGCAGTTTGTGCGTAAGCTGGCTATCAGCACAATTATGATCCTGACGTTGTGCGCAGTGCTGCTGAGCTTTGACAACCTCCGGAAGATCGGGGCGGGCCTGCTGACCGGAGTAGGGGTAGGTGGTATCATTGTGGGTTTTGCTGCACAACGTTCCCTGTCCAATTTCCTGGCGGGGATGCAGATCGCTTTTACACAGCCTATCCGTATTGACGATGTGCTGGTGGTAGAAGGTGAATGGGGCAGAGTGGAAGAGATCACGCTCACCTATGTGGTACTGGGTATCTGGGACCAGCGCAAGCTGATCCTGCCCATCAATTATTTCATAGAGAAGCCGTTTCAGAACTGGACGCGCACCGGGTCTGCCATACTGGGCACTGCTTTCCTGTACCTGGATTATACAGCGCCTGTCGACCTGCTGCGCGAAGAATTTGAACGACTGCTGAAAGATCAGCCACTATGGGATAAACGGGTAAAGGCCCTGCAAGTCACCAATATTACCGAACAGACAGTGGAGATCCGTATGCTGGTGAGTGCCAACAGTTCGGGTAAGGCTTTTGACCTGCGATGTTATTTACGTGAGAAAATGCTGGCTTTCATACAGGAGCATCATGCATACTGCCTGCCGAGGAAGCGTGCTATTCTGGAAGGAGGAGAACGTCCGCTGATAGCGAATCAGGGATGA
- a CDS encoding T9SS type A sorting domain-containing protein has product MTVIRKIFAANAVCASLLVSGAAHAQYLERQVITSTGKNITYEIGPQFEGGLDLDWTAGDIAVKTITYPEVAMLTQGFLQPPLQNLLVLKDNDMVLYPNPIVTTPKLTIVYMMDTLSTKTIDIRILGIGGNTVYTEKGIARTPGTGTRFERDVDVSKFYPGVYVVTLFLNTGIKVSRKFIKFDSQ; this is encoded by the coding sequence ATGACAGTCATCAGAAAAATATTTGCCGCTAATGCTGTGTGTGCGTCCCTCCTGGTTTCCGGAGCGGCGCACGCACAGTACCTTGAAAGGCAGGTAATAACAAGCACAGGCAAAAACATCACCTACGAAATTGGCCCCCAGTTCGAAGGGGGACTTGACCTGGACTGGACTGCAGGCGATATTGCTGTGAAAACTATCACATATCCGGAGGTGGCTATGCTTACACAAGGATTCCTGCAGCCCCCGCTTCAGAACCTGCTAGTACTGAAAGATAATGACATGGTGTTGTATCCCAACCCTATTGTAACAACGCCCAAACTGACGATCGTTTATATGATGGATACCCTTTCCACAAAAACGATAGATATCCGTATTTTAGGCATTGGCGGGAATACTGTGTACACCGAAAAGGGAATAGCCCGTACCCCGGGAACAGGCACCAGATTTGAACGTGACGTCGATGTCAGCAAGTTCTATCCCGGCGTATATGTAGTTACCTTATTCCTGAACACGGGCATCAAAGTGAGCAGAAAATTCATAAAATTTGATTCCCAATAA